A DNA window from Chlamydia felis Fe/C-56 contains the following coding sequences:
- a CDS encoding ABC transporter ATP-binding protein — protein sequence MKLLLKAVLRHKKHLTLLGFSLLAILGLTVSSQAEIFSLGLIAKTGPDAFVLFARKENNRLVKASQLSQEQILERWSDISPNSEPITTAQANAYISRYGNGATSITSKLSRFISHYIDLSRFGSLALFLVFVAIFKAITLFFQRFLSQVVAIRVSCDLRRDYFQALQKLPMTFFHAHDMGNLSSRVITDSTSIAQAVNSLMVNYVQAPITLTLALAVCLSISWKFSLLVCIAFPVLILPIVIIARKIKALAKKIQKNQDKFSSVLLDFLAGIVTVKVFCTESFAFKKYCDQNSQIAALEEKSAAYGLLPRPLLHTIASLFFAFVVIIGLYKFNIAPEELIVFCGLLYLIYDPVKKFGDENTTIMKGCAAAERFYEVLSHPDQYNESADSREFLGLARSVEFRDVSFSYDNEKTVLKNLSFTINKGEAIGIVGSTGSGKTTVSKLLPRLYQVSQGEILLDGISIKEYSKSSLRNHIGCVLQHPFLFYDTIWNNLTCGKDIPEEDVIHALKQAHAYEFVQRMPLGVHSLLEESGKNLSGGQQQRLTIARALLKNASILILDEATSSLDPISENYIKEIIGRLKGQCTQIIIAHKFSTLEHVDRVIYLEHGEKVAEGMKDELLSSCPSFLKMWELSGTKDWEVSSSANSELVPPLAIS from the coding sequence ATGAAACTTCTTCTGAAAGCGGTCCTGAGGCATAAAAAACATCTTACGCTGTTAGGGTTTTCTTTACTGGCGATTTTAGGATTAACCGTATCTTCTCAAGCAGAGATTTTTTCCCTAGGGCTTATTGCAAAAACTGGACCCGATGCTTTTGTTCTTTTTGCTCGGAAAGAAAACAATCGATTGGTAAAGGCCTCTCAGTTAAGCCAAGAACAAATTTTAGAGAGATGGTCGGATATCTCTCCTAATTCCGAACCAATAACAACAGCACAGGCTAATGCCTATATTTCTCGGTATGGAAATGGAGCCACGTCCATAACTAGCAAATTGTCGCGTTTTATTTCTCACTACATAGATCTATCGCGTTTTGGCTCGTTAGCTCTGTTTCTAGTCTTTGTGGCGATTTTCAAGGCTATAACATTGTTTTTTCAGAGATTTTTATCTCAGGTAGTGGCGATTCGTGTAAGTTGCGATCTTCGTAGAGACTATTTTCAAGCACTGCAAAAGCTGCCCATGACTTTTTTCCATGCTCACGATATGGGAAATCTTAGTAGCCGTGTCATTACTGATTCCACAAGCATTGCTCAAGCAGTGAATTCTTTAATGGTTAATTATGTTCAAGCTCCGATAACCTTGACATTAGCTCTAGCCGTTTGTTTATCGATATCTTGGAAGTTTTCTCTTTTAGTTTGTATTGCCTTCCCTGTGTTGATTCTTCCAATAGTAATCATTGCAAGGAAAATCAAAGCCTTGGCGAAGAAAATACAAAAAAACCAAGATAAGTTTTCCTCCGTACTTTTAGATTTTCTTGCGGGTATTGTTACTGTAAAGGTCTTCTGTACGGAGTCTTTTGCTTTTAAGAAGTATTGCGATCAAAATAGCCAAATAGCTGCCTTAGAAGAGAAGAGTGCGGCCTACGGCTTGCTTCCCCGTCCTTTATTGCATACGATAGCTTCTTTATTTTTTGCTTTTGTAGTGATCATTGGCTTGTATAAGTTTAATATTGCTCCCGAGGAGCTTATTGTATTTTGTGGGTTATTGTATCTTATCTATGATCCCGTGAAGAAATTTGGAGACGAAAACACTACCATTATGAAGGGATGTGCTGCTGCGGAGAGGTTTTATGAAGTGCTTTCTCATCCCGATCAGTATAATGAATCTGCAGATAGTCGAGAGTTCCTAGGGTTGGCAAGAAGCGTAGAATTTCGTGATGTCTCATTTTCCTATGATAATGAGAAGACGGTTCTTAAAAATCTTAGCTTCACAATAAATAAAGGTGAGGCCATTGGAATTGTTGGCTCTACAGGAAGCGGAAAAACTACCGTGAGTAAATTACTCCCTAGGTTATACCAGGTTTCTCAAGGAGAGATCCTTTTAGATGGGATTTCGATTAAGGAATACAGTAAATCTTCCCTTAGAAATCATATTGGTTGTGTTTTACAACATCCTTTCCTGTTTTACGATACTATTTGGAATAATCTTACCTGTGGTAAGGATATCCCCGAGGAAGATGTGATCCACGCGTTGAAGCAGGCTCATGCTTACGAATTTGTTCAAAGGATGCCTCTGGGAGTGCATAGTCTTCTTGAAGAATCAGGGAAAAATCTTTCTGGAGGGCAACAGCAAAGATTAACCATAGCGCGGGCATTATTGAAAAATGCTTCTATTTTAATTCTAGATGAAGCGACCTCCTCATTAGATCCGATTAGTGAAAATTACATTAAAGAGATCATAGGGCGGTTAAAGGGGCAGTGTACGCAGATAATCATTGCGCACAAGTTCTCTACTCTTGAGCACGTGGATCGGGTAATTT